In Sparus aurata chromosome 2, fSpaAur1.1, whole genome shotgun sequence, a single genomic region encodes these proteins:
- the LOC115571978 gene encoding extracellular calcium-sensing receptor-like, with product MGVPATKFLMFLFLIWGKPGLTAALDNCVFLGEEEENSLYEDGDVVIGGLFPLHYSPVSSLPTYKTKPTPNTYKYFNSRALRWMQTMTFAIKEINQRSDLLPQLKLGFHILDSSDDIPVSLRASLLLVNGQPERGYRAEIMNRDKGQQRNTGSDLGCAAIQRTVSSVIIGGAASGVSMALLRSLGSFHIPLVSYFASCSCLSSQKDFPTFMRTMPSDTFQVRALARLVSYFGWTWVGVIGLESDYARFAIQLFLQESEQYGVCAAYTHFYPVVLTQQALDELLDVIQMASSKVIINFCSDSEMKGILREIRRRNITGLQWIASEAWATAKSLWDKFGDLLTGTLGFAIRRADVIPGLKQHLTSLRPSDIHESAFLAEYWEELLNCRLNGSVNSHSHGGDNYQDRLPCKGTEDLNDVYSPYSDVTQLRVSYNVYKAVYLVAHALQDMSNCIVGLGPFLNGTCADPKKFEPWQLIYYMKHANFSALGAKVSFDQNGDPIAYYDLLNWQRRPDRSLHLVKVGFYDASLPAGHSLVINGSVIQWPDGKQGFRSVCSESCPPGSRIGRRKGEPICCFDCVPCAEGEVSNKTDSLECLRCSEDSWPNEDRELCIPKTIEFLSYNDLMGIVLCVVSIFGACMSLSILAIFFTCKDTPLVRANNMELSFLLLVFLAVCFLVGLLFIGEPSDWLCRIRYPAFGISFALCISCLLAKTAVVLMAFKSTLPGSNAMKWFGPNQQRASALLGTSVQVIISLIWLFTSPPHATNNIHYHSATIIIECVPGSEVGFWCVLGYIGILACMCFLMAFLARKLPDNFNEAKFITFSMLIFFAVWITFIPVYVSSAGKYTVAVHIFAILASAFGLLFCIFAPKCYIIILKPEKNSKKNMMKR from the exons ATGGGAGTGCCAGCTACAAAGTTtcttatgtttctttttctcatttggGGCAAACCTGGTTTAACTGCTGCTCTGGATAACTGTGTTTTCttgggggaagaggaggaaaacagtCTGTACGAAGATGGAGATGTAGTTATCGGGGGCTTATTCCCTCTACACTACAGCCCTGTGTCTTCTCTTCCAACATACAAAACTAAACCAACTCCTAATACGTATAAATA TTTCAATTCTCGAGCTTTGCGCTGGATGCAGACAATGACTTTTGCAATCAAAGAGATCAACCAGCGCAGTGACCTCTTGCCACAGCTCAAGCTGGGTTTCCACATCCTTGACAGTTCTGATGACATACCTGTGTCTCTGAGAGCATCTTTGCTGTTGGTGAATGGCCAGCCAGAGAGAGGCTACAGAGCTGAAATCATGAACAGAGACAAAGGTCAACAAAGAAACACTGGTTCTGATTTAGGCTGTGCTGCCATACAAAGGACTGTGTCCTCAGTAATCATAGGTGGTGCTGCCTCTGGAGTGTCTATGGCTCTGCTAAGAAGCCTGGGTTCTTTCCATATACCCCTG GTGAGCTATTTTGCATCCTGCAGCTGTCTGAGTAGCCAAAAGGACTTCCCCACATTCATGCGCACAATGCCAAGTGACACCTTCCAGGTCAGAGCCCTGGCCCGTCTGGTTAGTTATTTTGGCTGGACCTGGGTAGGAGTCATCGGTCTGGAATCTGATTATGCCCGCTTCGCCATCCAGCTCTTTCTGCAAGAGTCAGAGCAATATGGTGTGTGTGCTGCCTACACACACTTCTACCCTGTAGTCCTGACTCAGCAGGCTCTAGATGAGCTACTGGATGTTATTCAG ATGGCGTCCTCAAAGGTCATCATTAACTTTTGTAGTGATTCAGAGATGAAGGGTATTTTGAGGGAAATCCGACGTCGGAACATAACCGGTCTGCAGTGGATCGCCAGTGAAGCTTGGGCCACTGCGAAATCACTCTGGGACAAGTTTGGAGATCTCCTGACAGGAACACTTGGATTTGCCATCCGGAGAGCTGATGTGATTCCAGGGCTGAAACAACACCTGACTAGTCTCAGGCCATCCGATATTCATGAATCAGCTTTCTTGGCAGAATACTGGGAAGAGTTGTTAAACTGTCGACTGAATGGGTCAGTGAATAGCCACTCTCATGGGGGTGACAACTACCAAGACAGATTGCCATGTAAAGGGACAGAGGACTTAAATGATGTTTACTCGCCGTATTCTGATGTGACACAGCTAAGAGTGTCCTATAATGTCTACAAGGCTGTGTATCTGGTTGCTCATGCCTTGCAAGATATGAGTAACTGCATAGTTGGCCTGGGACCTTTTCTTAATGGCACCTGCGCAGACCCAAAGAAATTTGAACCTTGGCAG CTAATCTATTACATGAAGCATGCTAATTTCTCAGCACTGGGGGCGAAAGTCAGCTTTGACCAAAACGGTGACCCGATTGCATATTATGATCTCTTGAACTGGCAAAGGAGGCCTGATAGGTCACTGCATTTGGTAAAAGTTGGTTTCTATGACGCCTCTTTGCCTGCTGGACACAGCCTGGTCATAAATGGCTCAGTGATTCAGTGGCCTGATGGGAAGCAG GGTTTCCGGTCTGTATGCAGTGaaagctgtcctccaggttCCCGCATCGGAAGGAGAAAAGGAGAACCAATCTGCTGTTTTGATTGTGTCCCCTGTGCAGAGGGAGAGGTCAGCAATAAGACTG ATTCTTTAGAGTGCCTACGCTGCTCAGAGGACTCATGGCCCAATGAAGACAGAGAACTCTGCATCCCAAAGACTATTGAGTTTCTGTCTTACAATGACTTAATGGGTATTGTGCTATGTGTTGTATCAATTTTTGGGGCTTGTATGTCCCTCTCCATCCTTGCCATATTCTTTACATGCAAAGACACACCACTTGTTCGGGCCAACAACATGGAATTGAGCTTCCTCCTCTTGGTGTTTCTTGCTGTATGTTTTCTTGTCGGCCTGTTGTTCATTGGCGAGCCTTCAGACTGGCTTTGTCGCATTAGGTACCCAGCATTTGGAATTAGTTTTGCCCTCTGCATCTCATGCCTCCTAGCCAAGACAGCAGTTGTGCTAATGGCGTTTAAGTCCACACTGCCAGGAAGTAATGCCATGAAGTGGTTTGGACCCAACCAGCAGAGAGCCAGCGCACTTTTAGGAACGTCTGTTCAG gTAATAATCTCTCTCATCTGGCTGTTCACCAGTCCGCCTCATGCCACCAATAACATACATTACCACAGTGCTACCATCATCATTGAGTGTGTTCCTGGTTCAGAGGTTGGCTTCTGGTGTGTTCTTGGATACATCGGGATCCTGGCCTGCATGTGCTTCCTAATGGCTTTTTTGGCACGGAAGCTGCCAGATAATTTTAATGAGGCAAAGTTTATCACCTTCAGCATGCTGATATTCTTTGCAGTGTGGATTACTTTTATCCCAGTTTATGTGAGCTCAGCTGGGAAATACACAGTGGCTGTCCATATTTTTGCTATTTTAGCCTCAGCTTTTGGTCTCctcttttgcatttttgccCCAAAGTGCTATATCATAATTCTGaaacctgaaaaaaacagcaagaaaaacatgatgaaaagatga